One genomic region from Biomphalaria glabrata chromosome 7, xgBioGlab47.1, whole genome shotgun sequence encodes:
- the LOC129927399 gene encoding uncharacterized protein LOC129927399 isoform X1, producing MITCGDQNISKEIDTTEDGTQANDTKKSNVVTSKDNLTTFYVGHELHIADAEGDYNLHTFNRCTKNPGHTDFVSVDAFRTEHLPKCFREDAFYQIVKRIFDFTVKLEVRMVSSCRPALWEGSPYPCSDWPSKRRLRHGTGSIRSMYMYCNGLNSDKIYHRDCRLACDCKRCQGSMAPSQIWWEIEVMTATHVVFDENEAKRTTCVLFHDRPGCQDIKLDTVHVDYANITTDKCWLRCVTCDKDLVSKFEEMFKNYDQAWTNLYVRYSQLKTMDRTALIVSHPHGCFKHVSVGKWTETQVFYEYQNNSEEQSDDNSNTLSPSRSNSQIPDDGSNGLIASKFPTVAYTLKGPKLTAYYYTTPTCPGTSGATVYLLGIYDGQRYMYSDHHTHIGTAARQDCIGHCGFGFND from the exons atgattacttgcGGAGATCAAAATATTAGCAAGGAGATTGACACTACAGAAGACGGGACTCAAGCCAACGACACGAAGAAATCAAATGTGGTTACTTCGAAAGATAATTTGACAACTTTCTATG TTGGACATGAACTTCATATTGCTGACGCAGAAGGAGATTATAATTTACACACGTTTAATCGATGCACAAAGAATCCAGGACACACGGACTTTGTCTCAGTGGACGCGTTTCGGACGGAACACTTGCCCAAGTGTTTCCGTGAAGATGCCTTTTACCAAATCGTCAAGCGCATTTTTGATTTCACAGTAAAGCTGGAAGTTAGGATGGTAAGCTCCTGCAGACCTGCATTGTGGGAAGGCTCTCCTTATCCTTGTTCTGATTGGCCCAGCAAGAGACGTTTGCGTCACGGCACTGGTAGCATAAGGAGTATGTATATGTACTGTAATGGGCTAAATAGTGACAAGATTTACCATCGGGACTGTCGCTTAGCTTGCGATTGTAAAAGATGTCAGGGGTCGATGGCCCCAAGCCAAATCTGGTGGGAGATTGAGGTGATGACGGCCACGCACGTGGTGTTTGACGAGAACGAGGCCAAGCGCACCACGTGCGTTCTGTTCCACGACAGACCCGGATGTCAGGATATAAAACTGGACACGGTACATGTGGACTACGCTAACATTACGACGGACAAGTGCTGGCTGAGATGCGTGACTTGCGACAAGGATTTGGTCTCAAAATTtgaagaaatgtttaaaaattatgacCAGGCCTGGACAAATCTTTACGTCCGTTACTCTCAGCTGAAGACGATGGACAGGACAGCCTTGATTGTGTCACATCCGCACGGCTGCTTCAAACATGTGAGTGTTGGTAAGTGGACTGAGACGCAAGTGTTTTATGAGTATCAAAATAACTCAGAAGAACAAAGTGACGATAATTCAAATACTTTAAGCCCCAGTAGATCAAACAGTCAAATCCCTGATGATGGATCAAATGGTCTAATAGCTTCCAAGTTTCCAACCGTTGCTTATACTCTCAAAGGACCAAAACTAACTGCTTATTATTATACGACACCGACCTGTCCCGGGACTAGCGGAGCAACAGTTTATCTTCTCGGGATTTACGACGGACAGCGATACATGTACAGTGACCATCACACACACATAGGTACCGCAGCAAGGCAGGATTGCATTGGTCATTGTGGATTTGGTTTTAATGACTAg
- the LOC129927399 gene encoding uncharacterized protein LOC129927399 isoform X2, translated as MFNPLLNTVGHELHIADAEGDYNLHTFNRCTKNPGHTDFVSVDAFRTEHLPKCFREDAFYQIVKRIFDFTVKLEVRMVSSCRPALWEGSPYPCSDWPSKRRLRHGTGSIRSMYMYCNGLNSDKIYHRDCRLACDCKRCQGSMAPSQIWWEIEVMTATHVVFDENEAKRTTCVLFHDRPGCQDIKLDTVHVDYANITTDKCWLRCVTCDKDLVSKFEEMFKNYDQAWTNLYVRYSQLKTMDRTALIVSHPHGCFKHVSVGKWTETQVFYEYQNNSEEQSDDNSNTLSPSRSNSQIPDDGSNGLIASKFPTVAYTLKGPKLTAYYYTTPTCPGTSGATVYLLGIYDGQRYMYSDHHTHIGTAARQDCIGHCGFGFND; from the exons ATGTTCAATCCATTACTAAATACAG TTGGACATGAACTTCATATTGCTGACGCAGAAGGAGATTATAATTTACACACGTTTAATCGATGCACAAAGAATCCAGGACACACGGACTTTGTCTCAGTGGACGCGTTTCGGACGGAACACTTGCCCAAGTGTTTCCGTGAAGATGCCTTTTACCAAATCGTCAAGCGCATTTTTGATTTCACAGTAAAGCTGGAAGTTAGGATGGTAAGCTCCTGCAGACCTGCATTGTGGGAAGGCTCTCCTTATCCTTGTTCTGATTGGCCCAGCAAGAGACGTTTGCGTCACGGCACTGGTAGCATAAGGAGTATGTATATGTACTGTAATGGGCTAAATAGTGACAAGATTTACCATCGGGACTGTCGCTTAGCTTGCGATTGTAAAAGATGTCAGGGGTCGATGGCCCCAAGCCAAATCTGGTGGGAGATTGAGGTGATGACGGCCACGCACGTGGTGTTTGACGAGAACGAGGCCAAGCGCACCACGTGCGTTCTGTTCCACGACAGACCCGGATGTCAGGATATAAAACTGGACACGGTACATGTGGACTACGCTAACATTACGACGGACAAGTGCTGGCTGAGATGCGTGACTTGCGACAAGGATTTGGTCTCAAAATTtgaagaaatgtttaaaaattatgacCAGGCCTGGACAAATCTTTACGTCCGTTACTCTCAGCTGAAGACGATGGACAGGACAGCCTTGATTGTGTCACATCCGCACGGCTGCTTCAAACATGTGAGTGTTGGTAAGTGGACTGAGACGCAAGTGTTTTATGAGTATCAAAATAACTCAGAAGAACAAAGTGACGATAATTCAAATACTTTAAGCCCCAGTAGATCAAACAGTCAAATCCCTGATGATGGATCAAATGGTCTAATAGCTTCCAAGTTTCCAACCGTTGCTTATACTCTCAAAGGACCAAAACTAACTGCTTATTATTATACGACACCGACCTGTCCCGGGACTAGCGGAGCAACAGTTTATCTTCTCGGGATTTACGACGGACAGCGATACATGTACAGTGACCATCACACACACATAGGTACCGCAGCAAGGCAGGATTGCATTGGTCATTGTGGATTTGGTTTTAATGACTAg